In Topomyia yanbarensis strain Yona2022 chromosome 2, ASM3024719v1, whole genome shotgun sequence, one DNA window encodes the following:
- the LOC131682090 gene encoding uncharacterized protein LOC131682090 encodes MQSAVKSIKHTNEKSVQCKVTQQIAQIEQKIDHSSYETGDSGASTFLPNDNQLPVGRRFSFLHPHATIVIGRFVVVLVFLVIAYFVAFDGVYRPVDYILFASATLKLLIVVNVFVVIVTTVVNAIVPVHFATVVIERRIRTGGGSSFAMTMMMMQLFRYPLTS; translated from the exons ATG CAATCGGCGGTAAAATCCATTAAGCATACCAACGAAAAATCTGTACAATGTAAAGTTACGCAACAAATTGCCCAGATCGAGCAAAAAATCGATCACAGTAGCTATGAAACGGGTGATTCGGGCGCATCGACATTCCTGCCGAACGACAACCAGCTTCCGGTGGGGCGGCGGTTTTCCTTTCTCCACCCTCACGCCACTATCGTCATCGGACGATTCGTCGTCGTCCTCGTTTTCCTCGTCATTGCCTACTTTGTCGCTTTCGACGGCGTCTATCGTCCGGTTGACTACATTCTGTTTGCTAGTGCTACTCTGAAACTTCTCATCGTCGTTAACGTGTTCGTCGTCATTGTCACGACTGTCGTCAATGCGATCGTACCGGTACACTTTGCGACGGTTGTGATTGAACGGAGGATTAGAACTGGCGGTGGTAGCAGTTTtgcgatgacgatgatgatgatgcaatTGTTTCGTTATCCGCTTACCTCGTAA